A single region of the Branchiostoma lanceolatum isolate klBraLanc5 chromosome 1, klBraLanc5.hap2, whole genome shotgun sequence genome encodes:
- the LOC136445736 gene encoding PAXIP1-associated glutamate-rich protein 1A-like translates to MSEDDDFDIPASDDELAASESWDAEHKNYVSWEPPPADIASLYERLEKDGVIELQMKCLPRRAPTPKPEEPETKGDDKEEEEKPEETPSKKPAVPSFDFDEFTMETTPAKTFTPTRRTPGSRPTPRSGQRRVARMDNIMSSIMRHRRQEPDHTPVKPSTSKDSEKKTDNTEGKGSKREEQKEDEGKEGEKEAPPVVSTENVKQEPVETPPTPQRPPSRTRSRRT, encoded by the exons ATGTCTGAGGACGACGATTTTGACATCCCGGCCAGTGACGATGAGCTGGCGGCCTCAGAGAGCTGGGACGCCGAGCACAAGAACTACGTCAGCTGGGAACCACCGCCTGCAGACATCGCGTCTTTGTACGAGAGGTTAGAAAAGGACGGAGTTATCGAGCTCCAAATGAAGTGTCTTCCAAGGAGAGCACCCACTCCAAAGCCGGAAGAGCCGGAAACTAAGGGAGACGataaggaggaggaggaaaaacCCGAAGAGACGCCAAGCAAAAA GCCAGCTGTTccctcctttgactttgacgagtTCACCATGGAGACGACACCTGCCAAGACATTCACACCAACAAGGAGAACCCCAG GAAGTAGGCCAACGCCAAGAAGCGGTCAGCGTAGGGTGGCACGAATGGACAACATCATGTCCTCCATCATGAGACACCGCAGGCAAGAACCCGACCACACGCCGGTCAAACCATCCACCAGTAAAGACTCCGAGAAAAAAACTGATAACACTGAAGGGAAAGGAAGTAAAAGAGAAGAACAGAAAGAAGATGAAGGaaaagagggagagaaagaagcACCCCCAGTTGTTAGCACTGAGAATGTAAAGCAGGAGCCTGTGGAGACACCCCCCACACCACAGAGGCCTCCCAGTAGGACCAGATCTAGAAGAACTTAA